From Triticum urartu cultivar G1812 chromosome 2, Tu2.1, whole genome shotgun sequence, a single genomic window includes:
- the LOC125541730 gene encoding uncharacterized protein LOC125541730, translating into MDGMDFLAGMGMNEDDLMTMVFEKNVAELREDTFDGSEEERKIFEEIFGCGQNTSQPGIGKTSIPPSGSASSGKMGYCRIVESFTHGNLSSYHVFDHSASQQMQNAMPCTDHHDMPSELVVQSTPPSVDRVYTRRAVTHNHSSHRAELSSVLDLERVDITSVIARRPGGCGFGMLWNHLRLHAHLLMMDAGWKIEGKERGNKSKIEGDKERGNKSKIDLMYESPDKLMRLASLARAWKCFGEWLLVRSSIVDGDDCGKEWSNMHDFLCDLKDTLLCLEHEARRPEQSLSFMHQWRLLDPFMAVVCIEKKVAALRNGVPLKAVNSRVYGPQS; encoded by the coding sequence ATGGATGGGATGGACTTCCTGGCCGGAATGGGCATGAACGAGGATGATCTTATGACGATGGTGTTTGAAAAGAATGTCGCTGAGCTGAGAGAAGACACATTTGATGGTTCTGAGGaggaaagaaaaatctttgaggAGATTTTCGGCTGCGGACAGAACACTTCTCAACCAGGCATAGGCAAAACATCTATACCGCCATCCGGCTCTGCCTCCAGCGGCAAGATGGGCTACTGCCGCATAGTGGAGTCCTTCACTCACGGCAACCTATCGAGCTATCATGTCTTCGATCACAGTGCTAGTCAACAGATGCAGAACGCAATGCCTTGCACAGATCATCATGACATGCCTTCTGAGCTCGTGGTACAGTCGACGCCACCTTCCGTTGATCGGGTGTACACTCGCAGGGCGGTGACTCACAATCACAGCAGCCACAGAGCAGAACTTTCCAGTGTCCTGGATTTGGAGAGGGTTGACATCACCAGCGTGATCGCGCGGCGGCCTGGCGGCTGTGGCTTTGGAATGCTCTGGAACCATCTCCGGCTGCACGCGCATCTTCTGATGATGGACGCCGGGTGGAAGATCGAGGGCAAGGAGAGGGGGAACAAGAGCAAGATCGAGGGCGATAAGGAAAGGGGGAACAAGAGCAAGATCGACCTCATGTACGAGTCGCCCGACAAGCTCATGCGCCTGGCTTCTCTTGCTAGGGCTTGGAAGTGCTTTGGTGAGTGGCTGCTGGTCCGCTCGTCCATAGTTGATGGAGATGACTGTGGAAAGGAATGGTCCAACATGCACGACTTTCTGTGTGATTTGAAGGACACGCTGCTGTGCTTGGAACACGAGGCCCGGCGCCCCGAGCAATCCCTGTCTTTCATGCACCAGTGGCGGCTGCTCGATCCTTTCATGGCGGTGGTTTGCATCGAGAAGAAGGTCGCAGCGCTGCGGAATGGAGTGCCATTGAAGGCTGTGAACAGCAGAGTCTACGGCCCTCAGTCATAG